One stretch of Planctomycetota bacterium DNA includes these proteins:
- a CDS encoding glycoside hydrolase family 15 protein has protein sequence MPRDIPVSNGNLLIAFDSDYQIRDVYYPYVGQENHAGWGPCRFGVFADGKLAWTSDEGWKKSLRYLKETLVTSVSLRHEGLRVRLYCNDVVDFNR, from the coding sequence GTGCCGCGCGATATTCCCGTCTCCAACGGCAACCTGCTGATCGCGTTCGATTCGGACTATCAGATCCGCGACGTCTATTACCCCTACGTCGGCCAGGAAAACCACGCCGGCTGGGGCCCTTGCCGATTCGGTGTTTTTGCCGACGGGAAGTTGGCCTGGACGAGCGACGAGGGGTGGAAGAAATCTCTGCGGTATCTGAAGGAGACGCTGGTCACGAGCGTCAGCCTCCGGCATGAGGGGCTCCGCGTCCGCCTGTACTGCAACGACGTGGTGGATTTCAACCGC